Proteins from a genomic interval of Collinsella sp. zg1085:
- a CDS encoding glycine radical domain-containing protein, translating to MIGRDVHGPTASLKSVSKLENHLDSNGSLLNVKFSPASLEGASGLQKLSSYIKSFGRLGIQHIQFNVIDRKTLRAAQEHPDKYKNLVVRVAGYSAMFVELSREIQNDIIGRSEHELS from the coding sequence ATGATAGGTCGAGATGTGCATGGACCTACTGCCTCGCTCAAATCGGTATCAAAGCTCGAAAACCACCTCGACAGCAACGGCAGCTTGCTCAACGTAAAATTCTCGCCAGCAAGTCTTGAAGGAGCGTCTGGTTTACAAAAGTTAAGCAGCTATATCAAGAGTTTTGGTCGGCTGGGCATTCAGCATATTCAGTTCAACGTTATAGATCGCAAAACCCTGCGCGCCGCTCAAGAGCACCCCGACAAATACAAAAACCTTGTTGTTCGGGTAGCTGGCTACTCAGCCATGTTTGTTGAACTCTCGCGCGAGATTCAAAATGACATTATTGGGCGGAGCGAACATGAGCTCTCCTGA
- a CDS encoding glycyl-radical enzyme activating protein — protein sequence MSSPEHMGRKKPKTAAITNIQRFSLHDGGGIRTVIFFKGCPFRCPWCCNPENLSFEDEIIYKKRLCIHCSDRSDKTLDANGCPCNTKPKNCPTGAKSWSTTHYTIDELVDISMRDSVFYEESGGGVTVSGGECLARHVTQIFIMELFERLHSHGIHTAIETTLAIDLLDSKRLAQVCNTFLVDFKIAGPHLSRTLLGIDTNLRNANCRELIALGATIVGRMPIIPGYTDSEENVYTNCETQRNLAILRTDILPFHQLGMTKYASVGRSYEMEAVTQLDAADLTYVQHIAEQQGLLVKLHGE from the coding sequence ATGAGCTCTCCTGAGCACATGGGGCGCAAAAAACCAAAAACCGCCGCTATCACTAATATTCAGCGCTTTAGCTTACATGATGGCGGCGGCATTCGCACTGTTATCTTCTTCAAAGGTTGTCCGTTTCGCTGCCCTTGGTGCTGTAATCCAGAAAACCTCAGCTTTGAAGATGAGATTATCTATAAAAAGCGGCTGTGCATTCATTGCTCCGACCGAAGCGATAAAACACTTGATGCCAATGGCTGCCCGTGCAATACCAAGCCCAAAAACTGCCCAACCGGTGCTAAGTCTTGGTCCACCACCCACTACACCATTGATGAACTTGTAGACATTTCAATGCGTGACAGCGTTTTTTACGAAGAATCGGGTGGTGGTGTCACGGTAAGCGGTGGTGAGTGCCTCGCTAGGCATGTTACTCAAATCTTTATAATGGAGCTATTTGAGCGTCTGCACAGCCATGGCATTCATACCGCCATTGAAACCACGCTTGCAATAGATTTGCTCGATAGTAAGCGCTTAGCACAAGTCTGCAATACCTTTCTCGTTGACTTCAAAATTGCTGGTCCACATTTAAGCCGCACACTCCTGGGCATTGATACGAACTTGCGCAATGCCAACTGCCGAGAGCTCATTGCGCTAGGAGCAACTATCGTAGGTCGCATGCCTATCATTCCGGGCTATACTGACTCAGAAGAAAATGTATATACAAATTGTGAGACTCAGAGAAACTTGGCTATACTACGTACTGACATACTTCCCTTTCATCAACTGGGCATGACCAAATATGCAAGTGTTGGGCGCAGCTATGAAATGGAAGCAGTCACTCAACTTGATGCGGCCGACCTTACCTATGTTCAACACATTGCTGAGCAACAAGGTCTGCTGGTTAAGCTACACGGAGAATGA